From a single Pseudocalidococcus azoricus BACA0444 genomic region:
- the acsF gene encoding magnesium-protoporphyrin IX monomethyl ester (oxidative) cyclase gives MVNTLTKPEFDEVRPGVKAPAQETILTPRFYTTDFEAMAQLDVTENQAELEAILAEFRTDYNRHHFVRDEDFEQSWEHIDGETRQMFVEFLERSCTAEFSGFLLYKELSRKLKGKNPILAEGFSLMSRDEARHAGFLNKAMSDFNLSLDLGFLTQVRSYTYFEPEFIFYATYLSEKIGYWRYIKIYRHLEAHPEDRIYPIFKFFENWCQDENRHGDFFDAVMRAQPKMLDRPRSLWQKLKEIPRSFSGKAWSRYLMVSWVPPKLWCRFFLLSVFATMYLNDLQRSKFYAAIGLDAREFDKEVIKETNATAGRVFPIVLDVDHPEFYPRLEACVENNVKLSEIANSQQPGLVKFFRKLPLYAANMGQLLKLFLLPPQEVAVGSVK, from the coding sequence ATGGTTAATACTTTAACTAAGCCTGAGTTTGATGAAGTCCGGCCTGGGGTGAAAGCACCGGCCCAAGAAACGATTCTCACTCCCCGGTTCTATACCACCGATTTTGAGGCAATGGCCCAGCTTGATGTCACGGAAAATCAGGCCGAGCTAGAAGCGATTTTAGCTGAGTTTCGCACGGACTATAATCGCCACCACTTTGTCCGGGATGAAGACTTTGAGCAGTCCTGGGAGCATATTGATGGGGAAACCCGGCAGATGTTTGTGGAGTTTTTAGAACGCTCCTGCACGGCTGAATTTTCTGGATTTCTTCTCTATAAGGAACTGAGTCGCAAACTGAAGGGAAAAAATCCGATTTTGGCCGAGGGCTTTTCCCTCATGTCTCGGGATGAGGCCCGTCATGCTGGCTTCTTAAATAAGGCCATGTCCGACTTTAATTTGTCCCTGGATTTAGGCTTTTTAACTCAGGTGCGCAGCTACACCTACTTTGAACCAGAGTTTATTTTCTACGCAACCTATCTATCAGAGAAAATTGGCTATTGGCGGTACATCAAAATCTACCGACATTTAGAAGCGCACCCAGAGGATCGGATTTACCCCATCTTTAAGTTCTTTGAAAACTGGTGCCAAGATGAAAACCGTCATGGGGACTTCTTCGATGCGGTGATGCGGGCCCAACCGAAAATGCTGGATCGGCCTCGGTCGCTGTGGCAAAAGCTGAAAGAAATTCCTCGCTCCTTTTCTGGCAAGGCCTGGAGTCGCTATTTGATGGTCTCCTGGGTTCCCCCCAAACTCTGGTGTCGGTTCTTCCTCTTGTCTGTTTTTGCCACCATGTACCTGAATGACCTCCAGCGGTCGAAATTCTATGCTGCCATTGGCCTGGATGCGCGGGAATTTGACAAGGAAGTGATTAAAGAAACCAATGCCACCGCCGGGCGGGTCTTTCCAATTGTCTTAGATGTGGATCATCCTGAGTTTTATCCCCGTCTCGAGGCCTGTGTGGAAAACAATGTCAAGCTGAGCGAGATTGCCAATAGCCAACAACCCGGCCTGGTCAAGTTCTTCCGCAAGCTCCCCCTCTATGCAGCCAACATGGGGCAACTACTCAAACTCTTCCTGTTACCCCCGCAAGAGGTTGCCGTAGGCTCTGTAAAGTAA
- a CDS encoding ABC transporter ATP-binding protein, producing MAPQAPLLTATDICKSFGGIKAVERASISVQAGSITGLIGPNGAGKTTLFNLLCNFLPLDSGRVIFDGEPINQLQPHQVALQGLLRTFQVARVLSRLSVMENMLLAAPHQSGEKLWNGWLQPQRIRQEEQDLQQRAWEILACVGLATKAHDYAGCLSGGQRKLLELARVMMHRPRLVLLDEPAAGVNPTLIQQICEHIQCWNQEGVTFLIIEHNMDVIMSLCDNVWVLAEGKNLAAGPPQEIQQHPDVLAAYLGQ from the coding sequence TTGGCTCCCCAGGCCCCGTTGTTAACCGCGACGGATATTTGCAAAAGCTTTGGCGGGATTAAGGCCGTAGAGCGGGCGAGTATTTCTGTCCAGGCCGGGAGCATTACTGGGTTAATTGGGCCGAATGGTGCGGGTAAAACAACCCTCTTTAATTTGCTCTGTAATTTTTTACCCCTCGATAGCGGTCGCGTGATTTTTGATGGTGAACCGATTAATCAACTCCAGCCCCACCAGGTTGCCCTCCAAGGTCTGTTACGCACCTTTCAAGTCGCCCGCGTCCTCTCCCGTTTATCGGTGATGGAAAATATGCTCCTCGCTGCTCCTCATCAGTCTGGTGAAAAACTCTGGAATGGTTGGTTACAGCCCCAGCGAATTCGCCAAGAAGAACAGGACTTACAACAACGGGCCTGGGAAATTTTGGCCTGTGTCGGATTAGCCACCAAAGCCCATGATTATGCCGGTTGCTTATCAGGGGGACAACGAAAACTCCTGGAATTAGCCCGCGTCATGATGCACCGCCCCCGACTTGTTTTACTTGACGAACCTGCTGCTGGGGTCAATCCGACCTTAATCCAACAAATTTGTGAGCATATTCAATGTTGGAATCAAGAGGGTGTAACTTTTTTGATTATTGAACATAATATGGATGTGATTATGTCCCTGTGTGACAACGTCTGGGTCTTGGCAGAAGGAAAAAATCTCGCCGCAGGCCCTCCCCAGGAGATCCAACAGCATCCTGATGTGTTAGCAGCTTATTTAGGTCAATAG
- a CDS encoding branched-chain amino acid ABC transporter permease — MVGYLVSLGIFTATFALFSLGLSLHWGFTGLINFGHVGFLAVGAYTTVLLSLANVPLVLAVLAGMLLSALLGVIMGFSTLRLREDYLAIVTIGTAEIIRLIALNEEWLTRGARGVYGYPLPLEGWEPQRFWVVGMILVLTGITSLGGWRWWQWLGGMIDLPLRVNQPRRGAGILGAYLLTLVGLEWSVWSLIDQLLAGRGVQVLWLLIALLCWAVGVGLLSLRYVNPRHWRSLRREWLWLWGVNTLVAGLVGMLYRAFVTGLWEFTYKAVLLWLLLVVLGIVFWQLETWVRSPWGRVLKAIREDEEVAKALGKNVFSYKLQSLMLGGAIAGLAGSFYAWQLTFINPDGFISLLTFQAWTIVVLGGAGSNVGVLIGATLFWAYSTLTRFLPLDGGQLDALRVMIIGLLLIILMMWRPQGILGKKEELTLGR; from the coding sequence TGGTTGGATATTTAGTTTCCTTAGGAATTTTTACTGCCACCTTTGCCCTCTTTAGTTTGGGATTAAGTTTGCATTGGGGCTTTACGGGACTGATTAATTTTGGCCATGTGGGCTTTTTGGCAGTGGGAGCCTATACAACAGTGCTCCTAAGCTTGGCGAACGTTCCCCTCGTTTTGGCTGTGTTGGCTGGAATGTTGCTCTCAGCCCTTTTGGGGGTAATTATGGGCTTTTCTACCTTGCGTCTGCGGGAAGACTATTTAGCCATTGTCACCATTGGGACTGCTGAAATCATTCGCCTGATTGCTCTGAATGAGGAATGGCTAACCCGTGGAGCGCGGGGGGTCTATGGCTATCCCTTACCTTTAGAGGGCTGGGAACCACAGCGATTTTGGGTAGTTGGGATGATCCTTGTTTTAACTGGGATTACAAGCTTGGGGGGCTGGCGCTGGTGGCAATGGTTAGGGGGCATGATTGATCTGCCTTTGCGGGTTAATCAACCTAGACGAGGGGCGGGCATTTTAGGGGCCTATTTGCTGACCTTAGTTGGCCTGGAGTGGAGCGTTTGGAGTTTAATTGATCAACTATTGGCCGGCCGGGGAGTTCAGGTTTTGTGGCTGCTGATTGCTCTGCTCTGCTGGGCTGTCGGGGTTGGGCTTTTATCCCTACGCTATGTTAATCCTAGACACTGGCGTAGTCTTCGGCGAGAATGGCTCTGGCTTTGGGGTGTCAATACCTTGGTGGCTGGCCTGGTGGGGATGTTGTACCGAGCCTTTGTCACCGGCCTATGGGAGTTTACCTATAAAGCGGTTTTGCTGTGGCTGTTGTTGGTTGTCTTAGGGATTGTCTTTTGGCAGTTGGAAACCTGGGTGCGTTCTCCTTGGGGGCGGGTACTTAAGGCGATTCGGGAAGATGAAGAAGTGGCTAAAGCTTTGGGCAAAAATGTCTTTTCCTATAAGTTGCAGTCTTTAATGTTAGGGGGAGCGATTGCCGGTCTAGCGGGGTCATTTTATGCCTGGCAGTTGACCTTTATTAACCCTGATGGGTTTATCTCATTGCTCACGTTCCAGGCCTGGACAATTGTAGTTCTGGGGGGGGCGGGGAGCAATGTTGGTGTTTTGATTGGTGCAACCCTATTTTGGGCTTACAGTACCCTGACCCGATTTTTACCCTTAGACGGCGGCCAATTAGATGCCTTGCGGGTGATGATTATCGGACTGTTACTGATCATCTTGATGATGTGGCGGCCCCAAGGTATTTTGGGCAAAAAAGAGGAACTGACCCTTGGACGCTAG